In Maylandia zebra isolate NMK-2024a linkage group LG12, Mzebra_GT3a, whole genome shotgun sequence, a single genomic region encodes these proteins:
- the mrpl1 gene encoding large ribosomal subunit protein uL1m, translated as MATCTRTVWKVLARCQRQLLSASGPAYSGVSQTAPRNLPVRTFAAVKTLKKDKKDNAEKEVKKEKRVIDDKNRHKPFGKTGWVPVDDVYVMRYYPRTLHDPAEAIDMLKKFQALDFTPHNQLVYIDLKLDMKLEKKKKVDPFVSTVHLPHAFKAEMNRVLVFTEDANQATVARENGAVFAGGVELIQPILDDEVSADFYVAVPDILPKLVPLKNKLRKKFPKSKRGSVGINVPKMLELFKTGHEYMVESDCYVRSQIATLDMPSEHIFANLQTILVDVCSHRPASLGPFIERAIIASHTSEAVWFKSEDVLPKSPEKEE; from the exons ATGGCAACCTGCACGCGTACTGTGTGGAAAG TTTTAGCACGATGTCAGAGGCAGCTACTGAGTGCCAGCGGTCCAGCTTACTCAGGTGTCTCACAGACTGCACCAAGGAATCTACCTGTCAGAACTTTTGCAGCTGTCAA GACactaaagaaagacaaaaaagacaACGCAGAAAAGGAGGTGAAGAAAGAGAAGAGGGTCATCGATGACAAAAACAGACATAAGCCTTTCGGTAAGACGGGATGGGTGCCTGTGGATGACGTATATGTTATGAGGTACTACCCACGGACTCTGCATGACCCAGCGGAGGCAATTGACATGCTGAAGAAATTCCAGGCGTTAGACTTCACTCCCCACAATCAGCTGGTTTACATAGATCTGAAGCTGGACATGAAGCTGGAGAAGAAG AAAAAAGTCGACCCCTTCGTCAGCACTGTGCACTTACCGCACGCCTTCAAGGCAGAGATGAACAgagttttagtttttacagag GATGCTAATCAAGCCACAGTTGCTCGGGAGAACGGAGCGGTGTTTGCTGGAGGAGTGGAGCTCATACAGCCG atCTTGGATGATGAGGTTTCAGCAGACTTCTATGTGGCGGTTCCCGACATCCTGCCGAAGCTCGTaccactgaaaaacaaactaagGAAGAAGTTTCCAAAGAGCAAGAGAG GCTCAGTCGGCATCAACGTTCCCAAGATGTTGGAGCTATTTAAAACGGGTCACGAGTACATGGTGGAGAGCGACTGCTATGTTAGGTCCCAGATAGCTACG CTCGACATGCCCAGTGAGCACATCTTCGCCAACCTGCAGACAATCCTGGTTGATGTTTGTTCACACCGACCAGCCAGCTTGG GACCTTTCATTGAGCGAGCGATCATCGCCAGTCACACCAGTGAAGCTGTTTGGTTCAAGAGCGAAGATGTTCTCCCGAAATCACCAGAAAAGGAGGAGTGA
- the LOC101480116 gene encoding uncharacterized protein LOC101480116 isoform X1, whose protein sequence is MNCGGAALDYSKKEIKDKGSGPINHQQHLMKVEHLESIRADNSYEMNRHRTAALRDNLEMTQNFSQENYRTGDLSSSDDDSLSLLKDLSPRQNKEVARVVLIADSDPEAGNKETKQKREMKINHLKPTEPVTSNCIQSTSGYGEASSQAAKVSRRVKIPSQKNLHKRNGTGETLLHAACKKGDLIQVKMLIQAGISVNMEDYAGWTALHEASAVGDEAVVEQLLKAGADANVRSFDGVTPLHDAVFSGHYQVVKLLLQSGANASDRNTSGLSALDMAKEEHIKELLRTFQVSSVNHTKSYNASSKHREPGATSSEPRCQSSPNCSETSNLQWRDSGDKGGARGPRDFELRQKDATTHNPSHSEAITVILEEVRRKQTEMSTWPLTSLNDADRYHAALTEIQSVLIEVLAKQQSEKENLARKYRSVPDCLRHCLLKSQISSLASCQRTLIEILQNQMYLVEMYITTRAKLSLDSSKPRETRGYNQCSRKAPTPANLLRSTRCDQSASSCPDTPQPGIALEHFSIMIRRKNALIQNRAVDNSRRLSVLIQRGIISPGSALQLLLKGHCHFANVLADGSILSKGKVHLAPECWLKSILGKNIPVSSAYAWDKVTFRGRSLSFYLLNMEGDENTPQRCLEENRTGSSSKELITTGTDNLNHHMKIKIIHLVNDEELLPNAVMDMYWDKLIKEDYSESQD, encoded by the exons ATGAATTGTGGTGGAGCTGCATTGGACTattcaaagaaagaaataaaggatAAAGGCTCTGGGCCTATAAACCATCAACAGCACCTGATGAAAGTTGAGCATCTTGAAAGCATCAGAGCAGATAATTCATATGAAATGAACAGACATAGGACTGCTGCACTTAG AGACAACCTGGAGATGACCCAGAACTTCAGTCAAGAGAACTACAGAACTGGAGATCTGTCTTCTTCAGACGATGACTCGTTAAGCTTGTTGAAGGATCTCAGTCCCAGGCAAAACAAAGAAGTAGCTCGGGTTGTGCTCATAGCTGATTCAGATCCAGAAGCAGGgaacaaagagacaaaacagaaaagagagaTGAAAATAAATCATCTTAAACCAACTGAACCTGTGACATCCAACTGTATCCAGTCTACATCAGGCTACGGAGAAGCTTCATCACAAGCAG CAAAAGTCTCACGACGTGTGAAAATTCCCTCCCAAAAAAACCTTCACAAGAGAAATGGAACGGGAGAGACTCTGCTACACGCTGCATGCAAGAAAGGAGATCTCATTCAAGTCAAAATGCTCATTCAAGCAGGAATCAGTGTCAACATGGAGGACTACGCAG GATGGACGGCTCTTCACGAGGCGTCTGCTGTGGGTGATGAAGCGGTGGTGGAGCAACTGTTGAAGGCTGGAGCTGATGCTAATGTTAGAAGCTTTGATGGAGTGACACCTCTACATGATGCTGTTTTCAGTGGACACTATCAG GTAGTGAAGCTTCTCCTTCAGTCTGGAGCAAATGCCAGCGACAGGAACACTAGTGGCCTCAGTGCATTAGATATGGCAAAGGAAGAACACATCAAAGAGCTGCTCAGGACTTTCCAGGTTTCTTCTGTTAATCACACAAAGTCCTATAATGCATCTTCAAAGCACAGAGAACCAG GTGCCACGTCCTCAGAGCCTCGCTGCCAGAGCAGTCCTAACTGCAGTGAAACATCCAACCTACAGTGGAGGGATTCAGGTGATAAAGGCGGAGCCAGGGGGCCCAGAGATTTTGAGCTGAGACAGAAAGATGCCACCACTCATAAT cCGAGTCATTCAGAGGCAATAACAGTGATTTTGGAGGAGGTCAGaaggaaacaaacagaaatgtcaACTTGGCCTCTGACAAGTCTGAATGATGCAG ACAGATATCATGCAGCTCTAACGGAGATCCAGAGTGTGCTGATTGAGGTGCTCGCCAAGCAGCAGTCAGAGAAGGAAAATCTTGCCCGAAAATATCG GAGTGTGCCTGACTGCCTTCGTCACTGTTTGCTAAAAAGTCAGATCTCATCCCTTGCTTCATGCCAGAGAACCTTGATAGAGATACTCCAGAACCAAATGTATTTGGTGGAAATGTACATTACCACGAGAGCCAAACTTTCACTGGATTCTTCAAAACCCAGAGAAACACGTGGATATAATCAATGTAGTCGTAAAGCACCTACACCTGCTAACCTGTTGAGGTCGACCAGATGCGACCAGTCAGCCAGTAGCTGTCCAGACACTCCACAACCAGGAATTGCTTTAGAGCATTTCAGTATAATGATCAGACGAAAAAATGCTTTGATTCAGAACAGAGCCGTGGACAACAGCAGACGTCTCTCTGTGCTCATCCAGAGGGGAATCATCTCACCTGGAAGTGCCCTACAGCTGCTGTTGAAG GGTCACTGTCACTTTGCTAATGTGCTGGCCGATGGCTCCATTCTGAGTAAAGGAAAGGTGCACTTGGCTCCTGAATGCTGGCTCAAGTCGATTCTTGGGAAAAACATCCCAGTCAGCTCAGCATATGCCTGGGACAAG GTGACATTCAGAGGCAGATCTTTGTCTTTTTACTTACTGAACATGGAGGGTGATGAAAACACACCACAAAGGTGTCTTGAGGAAAACCGCACAGGCAGTTCTTCTAAAGAGCTGATAACTACTG GAACAGACAACTTGAACCATCACATGAAGATCAAGATCATCCATTTGGTGAACGATGAAGAGCTGCTGCCAAATGCTGTAATGGACATGTACTGGGACAAGCTCATAAAGGAAGACTACTCAGAGTCTCAAGACTGA
- the LOC101480116 gene encoding ankyrin repeat domain-containing protein 31 isoform X2, which produces MNCGGAALDYSKKEIKDKGSGPINHQQHLMKVEHLESIRADNSYEMNRHRTAALRDNLEMTQNFSQENYRTGDLSSSDDDSLSLLKDLSPRQNKEVARVVLIADSDPEAGNKETKQKREMKINHLKPTEPVTSNCIQSTSGYGEASSQAAKVSRRVKIPSQKNLHKRNGTGETLLHAACKKGDLIQVKMLIQAGISVNMEDYAGWTALHEASAVGDEAVVEQLLKAGADANVRSFDGVTPLHDAVFSGHYQVVKLLLQSGANASDRNTSGLSALDMAKEEHIKELLRTFQVSSVNHTKSYNASSKHREPGATSSEPRCQSSPNCSETSNLQWRDSGDKGGARGPRDFELRQKDATTHNPSHSEAITVILEEVRRKQTEMSTWPLTSLNDADRYHAALTEIQSVLIEVLAKQQSEKENLARKYRSVPDCLRHCLLKSQISSLASCQRTLIEILQNQMYLVEMYITTRAKLSLDSSKPRETRGYNQCSRKAPTPANLLRSTRCDQSASSCPDTPQPGIALEHFSIMIRRKNALIQNRAVDNSRRLSVLIQRGIISPGSALQLLLKGHCHFANVLADGSILSKGKVHLAPECWLKSILGKNIPVSSAYAWDKEQTT; this is translated from the exons ATGAATTGTGGTGGAGCTGCATTGGACTattcaaagaaagaaataaaggatAAAGGCTCTGGGCCTATAAACCATCAACAGCACCTGATGAAAGTTGAGCATCTTGAAAGCATCAGAGCAGATAATTCATATGAAATGAACAGACATAGGACTGCTGCACTTAG AGACAACCTGGAGATGACCCAGAACTTCAGTCAAGAGAACTACAGAACTGGAGATCTGTCTTCTTCAGACGATGACTCGTTAAGCTTGTTGAAGGATCTCAGTCCCAGGCAAAACAAAGAAGTAGCTCGGGTTGTGCTCATAGCTGATTCAGATCCAGAAGCAGGgaacaaagagacaaaacagaaaagagagaTGAAAATAAATCATCTTAAACCAACTGAACCTGTGACATCCAACTGTATCCAGTCTACATCAGGCTACGGAGAAGCTTCATCACAAGCAG CAAAAGTCTCACGACGTGTGAAAATTCCCTCCCAAAAAAACCTTCACAAGAGAAATGGAACGGGAGAGACTCTGCTACACGCTGCATGCAAGAAAGGAGATCTCATTCAAGTCAAAATGCTCATTCAAGCAGGAATCAGTGTCAACATGGAGGACTACGCAG GATGGACGGCTCTTCACGAGGCGTCTGCTGTGGGTGATGAAGCGGTGGTGGAGCAACTGTTGAAGGCTGGAGCTGATGCTAATGTTAGAAGCTTTGATGGAGTGACACCTCTACATGATGCTGTTTTCAGTGGACACTATCAG GTAGTGAAGCTTCTCCTTCAGTCTGGAGCAAATGCCAGCGACAGGAACACTAGTGGCCTCAGTGCATTAGATATGGCAAAGGAAGAACACATCAAAGAGCTGCTCAGGACTTTCCAGGTTTCTTCTGTTAATCACACAAAGTCCTATAATGCATCTTCAAAGCACAGAGAACCAG GTGCCACGTCCTCAGAGCCTCGCTGCCAGAGCAGTCCTAACTGCAGTGAAACATCCAACCTACAGTGGAGGGATTCAGGTGATAAAGGCGGAGCCAGGGGGCCCAGAGATTTTGAGCTGAGACAGAAAGATGCCACCACTCATAAT cCGAGTCATTCAGAGGCAATAACAGTGATTTTGGAGGAGGTCAGaaggaaacaaacagaaatgtcaACTTGGCCTCTGACAAGTCTGAATGATGCAG ACAGATATCATGCAGCTCTAACGGAGATCCAGAGTGTGCTGATTGAGGTGCTCGCCAAGCAGCAGTCAGAGAAGGAAAATCTTGCCCGAAAATATCG GAGTGTGCCTGACTGCCTTCGTCACTGTTTGCTAAAAAGTCAGATCTCATCCCTTGCTTCATGCCAGAGAACCTTGATAGAGATACTCCAGAACCAAATGTATTTGGTGGAAATGTACATTACCACGAGAGCCAAACTTTCACTGGATTCTTCAAAACCCAGAGAAACACGTGGATATAATCAATGTAGTCGTAAAGCACCTACACCTGCTAACCTGTTGAGGTCGACCAGATGCGACCAGTCAGCCAGTAGCTGTCCAGACACTCCACAACCAGGAATTGCTTTAGAGCATTTCAGTATAATGATCAGACGAAAAAATGCTTTGATTCAGAACAGAGCCGTGGACAACAGCAGACGTCTCTCTGTGCTCATCCAGAGGGGAATCATCTCACCTGGAAGTGCCCTACAGCTGCTGTTGAAG GGTCACTGTCACTTTGCTAATGTGCTGGCCGATGGCTCCATTCTGAGTAAAGGAAAGGTGCACTTGGCTCCTGAATGCTGGCTCAAGTCGATTCTTGGGAAAAACATCCCAGTCAGCTCAGCATATGCCTGGGACAAG GAACAGACAACTTGA
- the LOC101480116 gene encoding ankyrin repeat domain-containing protein 31 isoform X3: MNCGGAALDYSKKEIKDKGSGPINHQQHLMKVEHLESIRADNSYEMNRHRTAALRDNLEMTQNFSQENYRTGDLSSSDDDSLSLLKDLSPRQNKEVARVVLIADSDPEAGNKETKQKREMKINHLKPTEPVTSNCIQSTSGYGEASSQAAKVSRRVKIPSQKNLHKRNGTGETLLHAACKKGDLIQVKMLIQAGISVNMEDYAGWTALHEASAVGDEAVVEQLLKAGADANVRSFDGVTPLHDAVFSGHYQVVKLLLQSGANASDRNTSGLSALDMAKEEHIKELLRTFQVSSVNHTKSYNASSKHREPGATSSEPRCQSSPNCSETSNLQWRDSGDKGGARGPRDFELRQKDATTHNPSHSEAITVILEEVRRKQTEMSTWPLTSLNDADRYHAALTEIQSVLIEVLAKQQSEKENLARKYRSVPDCLRHCLLKSQISSLASCQRTLIEILQNQMYLVEMYITTRAKLSLDSSKPRETRGYNQCSRKAPTPANLLRSTRCDQSASSCPDTPQPGIALEHFSIMIRRKNALIQNRAVDNSRRLSVLIQRGIISPGSALQLLLKEQTT, encoded by the exons ATGAATTGTGGTGGAGCTGCATTGGACTattcaaagaaagaaataaaggatAAAGGCTCTGGGCCTATAAACCATCAACAGCACCTGATGAAAGTTGAGCATCTTGAAAGCATCAGAGCAGATAATTCATATGAAATGAACAGACATAGGACTGCTGCACTTAG AGACAACCTGGAGATGACCCAGAACTTCAGTCAAGAGAACTACAGAACTGGAGATCTGTCTTCTTCAGACGATGACTCGTTAAGCTTGTTGAAGGATCTCAGTCCCAGGCAAAACAAAGAAGTAGCTCGGGTTGTGCTCATAGCTGATTCAGATCCAGAAGCAGGgaacaaagagacaaaacagaaaagagagaTGAAAATAAATCATCTTAAACCAACTGAACCTGTGACATCCAACTGTATCCAGTCTACATCAGGCTACGGAGAAGCTTCATCACAAGCAG CAAAAGTCTCACGACGTGTGAAAATTCCCTCCCAAAAAAACCTTCACAAGAGAAATGGAACGGGAGAGACTCTGCTACACGCTGCATGCAAGAAAGGAGATCTCATTCAAGTCAAAATGCTCATTCAAGCAGGAATCAGTGTCAACATGGAGGACTACGCAG GATGGACGGCTCTTCACGAGGCGTCTGCTGTGGGTGATGAAGCGGTGGTGGAGCAACTGTTGAAGGCTGGAGCTGATGCTAATGTTAGAAGCTTTGATGGAGTGACACCTCTACATGATGCTGTTTTCAGTGGACACTATCAG GTAGTGAAGCTTCTCCTTCAGTCTGGAGCAAATGCCAGCGACAGGAACACTAGTGGCCTCAGTGCATTAGATATGGCAAAGGAAGAACACATCAAAGAGCTGCTCAGGACTTTCCAGGTTTCTTCTGTTAATCACACAAAGTCCTATAATGCATCTTCAAAGCACAGAGAACCAG GTGCCACGTCCTCAGAGCCTCGCTGCCAGAGCAGTCCTAACTGCAGTGAAACATCCAACCTACAGTGGAGGGATTCAGGTGATAAAGGCGGAGCCAGGGGGCCCAGAGATTTTGAGCTGAGACAGAAAGATGCCACCACTCATAAT cCGAGTCATTCAGAGGCAATAACAGTGATTTTGGAGGAGGTCAGaaggaaacaaacagaaatgtcaACTTGGCCTCTGACAAGTCTGAATGATGCAG ACAGATATCATGCAGCTCTAACGGAGATCCAGAGTGTGCTGATTGAGGTGCTCGCCAAGCAGCAGTCAGAGAAGGAAAATCTTGCCCGAAAATATCG GAGTGTGCCTGACTGCCTTCGTCACTGTTTGCTAAAAAGTCAGATCTCATCCCTTGCTTCATGCCAGAGAACCTTGATAGAGATACTCCAGAACCAAATGTATTTGGTGGAAATGTACATTACCACGAGAGCCAAACTTTCACTGGATTCTTCAAAACCCAGAGAAACACGTGGATATAATCAATGTAGTCGTAAAGCACCTACACCTGCTAACCTGTTGAGGTCGACCAGATGCGACCAGTCAGCCAGTAGCTGTCCAGACACTCCACAACCAGGAATTGCTTTAGAGCATTTCAGTATAATGATCAGACGAAAAAATGCTTTGATTCAGAACAGAGCCGTGGACAACAGCAGACGTCTCTCTGTGCTCATCCAGAGGGGAATCATCTCACCTGGAAGTGCCCTACAGCTGCTGTTGAAG GAACAGACAACTTGA
- the LOC101480116 gene encoding uncharacterized protein LOC101480116 isoform X4 produces MLIQAGISVNMEDYAGWTALHEASAVGDEAVVEQLLKAGADANVRSFDGVTPLHDAVFSGHYQVVKLLLQSGANASDRNTSGLSALDMAKEEHIKELLRTFQVSSVNHTKSYNASSKHREPGATSSEPRCQSSPNCSETSNLQWRDSGDKGGARGPRDFELRQKDATTHNPSHSEAITVILEEVRRKQTEMSTWPLTSLNDADRYHAALTEIQSVLIEVLAKQQSEKENLARKYRSVPDCLRHCLLKSQISSLASCQRTLIEILQNQMYLVEMYITTRAKLSLDSSKPRETRGYNQCSRKAPTPANLLRSTRCDQSASSCPDTPQPGIALEHFSIMIRRKNALIQNRAVDNSRRLSVLIQRGIISPGSALQLLLKGHCHFANVLADGSILSKGKVHLAPECWLKSILGKNIPVSSAYAWDKVTFRGRSLSFYLLNMEGDENTPQRCLEENRTGSSSKELITTGTDNLNHHMKIKIIHLVNDEELLPNAVMDMYWDKLIKEDYSESQD; encoded by the exons ATGCTCATTCAAGCAGGAATCAGTGTCAACATGGAGGACTACGCAG GATGGACGGCTCTTCACGAGGCGTCTGCTGTGGGTGATGAAGCGGTGGTGGAGCAACTGTTGAAGGCTGGAGCTGATGCTAATGTTAGAAGCTTTGATGGAGTGACACCTCTACATGATGCTGTTTTCAGTGGACACTATCAG GTAGTGAAGCTTCTCCTTCAGTCTGGAGCAAATGCCAGCGACAGGAACACTAGTGGCCTCAGTGCATTAGATATGGCAAAGGAAGAACACATCAAAGAGCTGCTCAGGACTTTCCAGGTTTCTTCTGTTAATCACACAAAGTCCTATAATGCATCTTCAAAGCACAGAGAACCAG GTGCCACGTCCTCAGAGCCTCGCTGCCAGAGCAGTCCTAACTGCAGTGAAACATCCAACCTACAGTGGAGGGATTCAGGTGATAAAGGCGGAGCCAGGGGGCCCAGAGATTTTGAGCTGAGACAGAAAGATGCCACCACTCATAAT cCGAGTCATTCAGAGGCAATAACAGTGATTTTGGAGGAGGTCAGaaggaaacaaacagaaatgtcaACTTGGCCTCTGACAAGTCTGAATGATGCAG ACAGATATCATGCAGCTCTAACGGAGATCCAGAGTGTGCTGATTGAGGTGCTCGCCAAGCAGCAGTCAGAGAAGGAAAATCTTGCCCGAAAATATCG GAGTGTGCCTGACTGCCTTCGTCACTGTTTGCTAAAAAGTCAGATCTCATCCCTTGCTTCATGCCAGAGAACCTTGATAGAGATACTCCAGAACCAAATGTATTTGGTGGAAATGTACATTACCACGAGAGCCAAACTTTCACTGGATTCTTCAAAACCCAGAGAAACACGTGGATATAATCAATGTAGTCGTAAAGCACCTACACCTGCTAACCTGTTGAGGTCGACCAGATGCGACCAGTCAGCCAGTAGCTGTCCAGACACTCCACAACCAGGAATTGCTTTAGAGCATTTCAGTATAATGATCAGACGAAAAAATGCTTTGATTCAGAACAGAGCCGTGGACAACAGCAGACGTCTCTCTGTGCTCATCCAGAGGGGAATCATCTCACCTGGAAGTGCCCTACAGCTGCTGTTGAAG GGTCACTGTCACTTTGCTAATGTGCTGGCCGATGGCTCCATTCTGAGTAAAGGAAAGGTGCACTTGGCTCCTGAATGCTGGCTCAAGTCGATTCTTGGGAAAAACATCCCAGTCAGCTCAGCATATGCCTGGGACAAG GTGACATTCAGAGGCAGATCTTTGTCTTTTTACTTACTGAACATGGAGGGTGATGAAAACACACCACAAAGGTGTCTTGAGGAAAACCGCACAGGCAGTTCTTCTAAAGAGCTGATAACTACTG GAACAGACAACTTGAACCATCACATGAAGATCAAGATCATCCATTTGGTGAACGATGAAGAGCTGCTGCCAAATGCTGTAATGGACATGTACTGGGACAAGCTCATAAAGGAAGACTACTCAGAGTCTCAAGACTGA